Proteins encoded within one genomic window of Episyrphus balteatus chromosome 1, idEpiBalt1.1, whole genome shotgun sequence:
- the LOC129915073 gene encoding uncharacterized protein LOC129915073: protein MASSFLFLSLSIVLAVIVVTLADESPGFFLKITKNIPRLGRRSDKQFGNLFFKNAKQIPRIGRRNEMENDESNSKLLKTLEEMSSPSKRFINPAPSTSREYSVVQPVNANTLIELIEKDAIPRDNIKFVHWKDFDRALQVDNDLYNKVVSLGRKPDRQLKEDLNFSRFMPFFGNSYQGDERLIYRGDGEMYSGNDKELLQYNEV from the exons ATGGCTTCCTCATTTTTGTTCTTGTCTTTATCGATAGTCCTTGCGGTGATAGTAGTAACATTAGCTGATGAGAGTCCtggattttttcttaaaattactaaaaatattCCACGATTGGGTCGTCGATCGGATAAACaatttggaaatttatttttcaaaaacgcaaAACAAATTCCAAGAATTGGTAGACGAAATGAAATG GAAAACGATGAATCCAATTCTAAATTACTTAAAACACTCGAGGAAATGAGTAGTCCTAGCAAACGTTTTATTAACCCAGCACCATCAACATCACGAGAATATAGTGTAGTTCAACCCGTCAATGCTAATACCCTGATTGAACTTATTGAAAAGGATGCTATTCCGAGGGAcaacataaaatttgttcacTGGAAAGATTTCGATCGTGCTCTACAAGTTGATAATGATCTCTATAACAAAGTTGTGTCATTGGGTAGAAAACCTGATCGTCAATTGAAAGAGGATTTGAATTTTAGTCGCTTTATGCCGTTTTTTGGAAACTCATACCAAGGGGATGAAAGGCTTATCTACAGGGGAGATGGTGAAATGTACTCTGGAAATGATAAGGAACTACTCCAATACAATGAAgtttag
- the LOC129905308 gene encoding origin recognition complex subunit 4 — translation MPEPISEPLLARRFIKERLQRDRITFHSHESEWKNVHDLLERTAEVGESNSLLLIGPRGSGKTTLVNSVLYSLLPKKDFQKNTLIVQLNGLVHTDDRLALKAATVQMNLENATDGKVFGSFAENLAFLLACLKSGNKKSKSVIFILEEFDLFCSHHNQTLLYNLFDVSQSAQAPLCVLGITCRLDVIELLEKRVKSRFSHRQVFLFPSSDDFESRIELFKQFLRLPSEKELKALCETMPNPKEMKVSGEFCFLRNHFNPSKYSFSKKFVDSWNKHINELALNTTVRTCLQNVYDFDVSEAFFKIFLFKIVAQINDSHPTIKSEDISQICTVYESDDKVQLMCGLSVLELCLIITMKHHSEIYDRDPFNFEIIFSRFMKFAKISSTMQGVERSVVLKAFEHLRNLEFIMPLSSIACKVQKEFEMHKMALTYGQIGQAVNKYQALPTEVAQWAQSSLI, via the exons aTGCCCGAACCAATCAGTGAACCACTCCTCGCCCGACGATTCATCAAAGAACGCCTCCAAAGAGATCGAATAACTTTTCACAGCCACGAATCTGAATGGAAAAATGTCCACGATTTACTCGAACGAACTGCCGAAGTTGGTGAATCCAACTCATTACTTTTAATTGGTCCTCGTGGTTCTGGTAAAACAACT CTTGTTAATTCAGTACTCTACTCGTTGCTTCCAAAAAAAGACTTCCAAAAGAACACTTTAATCGTACAATTAAATGGTCTCGTTCACACTGACGACAGACTTGCTCTGAAAGCAGCCACTGTCCAAATGAACTTGGAAAATGCCACAGATGGTAAAGTATTTGGTTCATTTGCCGAGAATTTAGCTTTTCTTTTGGCCTGTCTCAAATCAGGCAACAAAAAGTCCAAAAGTGTTATTTTCATACTCGAAGAATTCGATCTCTTTTGTTCACATCATAATCAAACGCTTTTATATAATCTTTTTGATGTATCGCAATCGGCTCAAGCACCGTTGTGTGTTTTAGGAATCACTTGTCGCTTGGATGTGATTGAACTTTTAGAGAAACGAGTCAAATCTAGATTCTCTCATCGTCAAGTGTTCCTATTTCCTAGTAGCGATGATTTTGAATCGAGAAttgaattatttaaacaattccTAAGATTGCCGAGTGAAAAAGAATTGAAGGCACTTTGTGAAACGATGCCGAATCCCAAAGAGATGAAAGTCTCTGGAGAATTCTGTTTCCTTCGGAATCATTTTAATCCGTCAAAATATAGTTTCTCCAAGAAATTCGTTGATTCTTGGAATAAACATATTAACGAGTTGGCTTTGAATACAACAGTTCGAACTTGTCTTCAGAATGTCTATGATTTTGATGTGAGTGAGGCATTctttaagatatttttattcaaaattgtcgCTCAAATTAATGATTCCCACCCTACAATCAAATCTGAAGACATATCTCAGATATGTACAGTTTACGAATCCGATGACAAAGTCCAATTAATGTGTGGCCTATCGGTATTGGAACTATGTTTAATTATCACAATGAAACATCATTCTGAAATCTATGATCGAGAtccatttaattttgaaatcataTTCAGTCGTTTTATGAAGTTTGCTAAAATTAGTAGTACAATGCAAGGAGTAGAGCGTTCTGTTGTGCTGAAGGCTTTTGAACATTTGAGGAATTTGGAATTCATAATGCCATTAAGTTCGATTGCATGTAAAGTGCAGAAAGAATTCGAAATGCACAAGATGGCTTTGACTTATGGACAGATTGGACAGGCGGTTAATAAATATCAGGCATTGCCGACAGAAGTAGCTCAATGGGCACAGAGTTCattaatttaa